The genomic DNA ACCCCCAGCTATTGCTTCCTTTAGCTCCCCAAGTTTAGCCTCAACATTCTCCTTCACAGGTGCAGGGACCTTGTCTCCCAGTTCCTTCAACTGCTTCTCGGTCTGGTAAACAACAGAATCAGCTTGATTCTTTGTATCGATAGCATCTCTCTTTTCCTTGTCTTCCTTTGCAAACCGCTCCGCTTCTGAAACCATTATCTCTACCTCGTCACTAGGCAATGTGCTGGCATCAGTTATGGTTATATCTTGCTTTTTGCCAGAACCCTTGTCAAGAGCAGTGACAGAAAGAATACCATTTGCATCAATGTCAAATTTTACTTCGATCTGAGGAACCCCACGTGGGGCAGGAGGAATTCCATCAAGACGGAAGCTTCCAAGAGACTTATTGTCCCTCACAAACTCCCTCTCACCTTGAAGAACATTAATTTCCACGCTTGTCTGTCCTTCAGCAGCCGTTGAGAATACCTCAGATTTCGAAGTGGGTAAAGTTGTGTTTCGGGGGATTATCTTTGTCATAACTCCGCCAAGAGTTTCTAACCCAATAGATAGAGGCGTTACATCCAAAAGAACGATATCACTAACATCTCCAGCCAAAACACCGGCCTGAACTGCAGCTCCAAGGGCAACAACTTCATCGGGATTGACAGTGACATTAGGTTCCTTTCCTGTCAAAGATTTTACAACTCCCTGAACAACTGGAATACGAGTTGACCCACCAACAAGAATCACTTCATTAATATCACTAAAAGAGAGCTTTGCATCCCTCAGAGAATTTTGAACAGGGGTTTTAAGCCTGTCAAGTAGATCCGAGCATAACTCTTCGAATTTTGCCCGTGTAAGGGTGGTCTCTATGTGTTTAGGACCATCTGCAGTGGATGTGATAAACGGCAGACTAATATTGGCCTGGGTTAGAGATGAAAGCTCCATCTTGGCTTTCTCTGCTGTCTCAGTCAGACGCTGAAGGGCTTGTTTATCCTTCAAGAGATCAATACCCTCATCATTTTTAAAAGATGAAGCCAGCCAATCTACAACTCTCTTATCAAAGTCATCCCCACCTAAATGTGTATTTCCAGATGTAGAAAGCACTTCAAAAACTCCATCGCCAACTTCAAGGACTGAGACATCAAAGGTGCCTCCTCCGAGGTCAAAAACAAGAATTGTCTCATTGTTCTTCCTTTCAAAACCATATGCTAATGAGG from Apium graveolens cultivar Ventura chromosome 5, ASM990537v1, whole genome shotgun sequence includes the following:
- the LOC141723690 gene encoding stromal 70 kDa heat shock-related protein, chloroplastic is translated as MSEVNSESKQVSYNLVRDENGNIKLDCPAIGKQFAAEEISAQVLRKLVDDASKFLNDKVTKAVVTVPAYFNDSQRTATKDAGHIAGLEVLRIINEPTAASLAYGFERKNNETILVFDLGGGTFDVSVLEVGDGVFEVLSTSGNTHLGGDDFDKRVVDWLASSFKNDEGIDLLKDKQALQRLTETAEKAKMELSSLTQANISLPFITSTADGPKHIETTLTRAKFEELCSDLLDRLKTPVQNSLRDAKLSFSDINEVILVGGSTRIPVVQGVVKSLTGKEPNVTVNPDEVVALGAAVQAGVLAGDVSDIVLLDVTPLSIGLETLGGVMTKIIPRNTTLPTSKSEVFSTAAEGQTSVEINVLQGEREFVRDNKSLGSFRLDGIPPAPRGVPQIEVKFDIDANGILSVTALDKGSGKKQDITITDASTLPSDEVEIMVSEAERFAKEDKEKRDAIDTKNQADSVVYQTEKQLKELGDKVPAPVKENVEAKLGELKEAIAGGSTEIIKESMTTLNQEVMQLGQSLYNQPGAAPGAGPTPDGADGPSESTGNNGPEGDVIDADFTDSK